The genomic segment TGAGAGCTCTgtcgaagagagagagagcaaaatatCCAACAAATGAGCTGTAAAAGTCACctgaaaaagaaattgtgatCCAGGAAGTGGTGGCTGCGGACATAAGCCAGAGGGAAGGCGGAGTTTGCAGCCAGAAAGAGCGCCCCGTAGACGGGCACCAGCTTCAGCCGCTGCAGGCATGGCGTCCAGCCGGGCAGGGCCAACGGTTTGGGCTGTTCCAGCCAGTCGGTGTACGTTTGGAAGCGAAAAAATGGGCCTTtggaggggtgcgggggtgggggggggggggagataccGGAGAGTTAGAGTGATACCGGAGAGAGTTAGAAAAGGTGGTCATGATAGGACAATGATAGACGTGAATGAACAGTGGAGATGGTAAGGTAAGGAAAACACAAAAGGAGAAAATGATGGCCTTGGGTTGGAGAAGAGCTACAACAAGGAGGGCggaaccattttgaaaaaataacggACTGGAAATTGCCCTCTACATTCTCTACTTGCTACTATTTAACTACAATACGTGTCATACCGACGATGTTGGATAGTAGCAGAgtgagacaaagagagagagagaacagttAGCAGTCACGCGTCAAAGCCATTTCGACAGGACGAACAggaaaagatgaaaatgtttCCACATCTCCTCTTACAAGTGACACCAGCTCGtgaccccccccgacccccacctgTCATGACGCCCACGTAACAGTAGCTGTAGGACATGATGTCATACAGCGACGGCTCCCGAGACAGATGAGCGACGACCGAAGAACTGCCCAAGGAGCTcacttccttcttcttcttcttctccacgTGGAAGCCGTGCACCTCATTGGCCAGGCTCACCATCTAAAGATGGAAGGCAATGCAGGAagcggcaataaaaaaaaaaaaaattttaattgtgGATTTGGCTTTTGGTGGGGCCATCGTGTTACCTTGAGAGTGAGAAGCAGCTGGACGGCGTTGGCAAAAGGCGTCGGCGCCGACAAACCGAACCACGTGACCAGCCGGAAGAAAAGGAGGTAGAGAAAAGTCCAGGCGAGACTCAACGCGGGCGCCAGCCTTCATGCGCAGACAAGAATGTGCTCAGGAGGAGGCCCGGAATGTCATTCCAAATAAGTTGTCGTGGGTATAAAAAAGTCGAGACACCACAACGGATGAAAAGTCCAAAAATACTCagataatgtggttgcaaaagtgtTCACACCCACTTATAACTGGGAAAACGCTTGTGTTCGAAATTATCCAGTCCCACTCAAACTCACTTTAACTCATGaagtgccagccattttcagacccttcttTACTGTAGCacgtgaaaaacaacaacaacaaaaacaaagacgaaCCTGGGATGTAATGCCtggattatttattaaaaaaaaaaaagataaaccacAACCTTGgcactgaatgaattaaatgggagtcagcacgcacatgccaccattttttttaaaatcatgtacagtgaaaccccgctatgcgatCACCTCATTcaaacgaccaccttaaaaatacgaccggttttgtacagtcccaaatagaacgcctatgtattgtattgtattgtattgaaaccctagaaatgagaccaccccggaattcagaattgcgaccgcgatatccggtcccaggaagctatcgcctcataattgcgaccaggtgtgaaaatggcagcaagcaagaagagaattgatttgaccctacaacagaaaattgaagttattcgagccagtgagcagccaggatcgagccagcgaacattggctgagcggtttggagttggaaaaactcaaatccaaaccattttgaagaagaaacgggagctcctagacgcataccaagcaaacgctagctcttctagaaaacgcctgtgcgaccgaagtgactacgacgacgtggacgagctaacttgccgatggtttcagaaagcgcgcagccagaatatccctatcagcggacagatgatccaggaacaggcacgaaaatacgcgaaggagcttaaaaaggacaaagtctttaaagcgtccaacggttggctggatcgtttcaaaacaaggcacaacattggaggcgctaagctgtcaggagagcgagccagcggtgatatgtagttttttttctcttgccttatacatacgtagactattcaaatgcttaaatttcttttgtgtacaatacagttgcatgtacaatccatcatttattactcattgtgtgtacatgacgctacagtatattgttgcatgtgagccacattacctctgcattatcattactgcatgccacttcagaaatcagaccaccccgaaaataagaccaccttgagcagtaacataggtggtcttatttctgaggttacactgCACTATATCTTATTCTTCTCAAATGTTTTGAGACTCCGCTATATCCCGGTgttctacaaaaataaatgtaaaaattttacaattttacagtaaaatgtaaaaaaaatagtatttaaaaaaaataatttaaaaactaCTAGCGGTACCTCCAGCTACTCTTGATAATAATCCACGTTCCAATCACCGTCACCAGCGAGTGGAGGGTGTGCACTTGACAGGTGGCGATAGTAATGGAGAGGCCCAGAAGCATGGCAGCCCCCTGCTTAACAGGAGGACCTGAAACCAAAAGACGATATCATCAAGACCCCCCAACTCCCATCCCCTGACAAGCAGTGAACAATGAAACGCCACTAGAGAAATTGTACTAGACGGATTACAACTGTCCAAAACAAGGACGGACTCCAAAAGACACTCACTGAGGTAACGGAAAAGGAATCCAAGCGGGATGGAGGCTGCGAGGACTCCCAAGTACACCAGCTCATCGGGAGACATCGTTGCTCTGCAAGACCAAAAAGAAATTGGATATTAATATAAGTGTGAGCATCAAAaaggtgtcacaaaagatatatTTCAAAACCTAAGACATCCTGTGGCTTTCATCTTGTTCAGTGCGCAAGAAAAGGAGCGAATCGGGGCAGGACAGCATGGCTGCTCAAAATCCCCAAAGCATCTGGCAGTTCTTGGCCGAGAACACTTGTGCAACCTCCCTACTTCCCCAaacgtgatttttgtttttttttaaagacgtgGAAAACAAGATGGTCGTGATGATGGAGAATCTTTCGAGGCGTGCATGAAGGTGTAAGCAGAGAAGGCTGGAAAAGTCAATGGACTCCAAAGGAATACACTCAAG from the Hippocampus zosterae strain Florida chromosome 5, ASM2543408v3, whole genome shotgun sequence genome contains:
- the mboat7 gene encoding lysophospholipid acyltransferase 7 isoform X2, which codes for MSPDELVYLGVLAASIPLGFLFRYLSPPVKQGAAMLLGLSITIATCQVHTLHSLVTVIGTWIIIKSSWRLAPALSLAWTFLYLLFFRLVTWFGLSAPTPFANAVQLLLTLKMVSLANEVHGFHVEKKKKKEVSSLGSSSVVAHLSREPSLYDIMSYSYCYVGVMTGPFFRFQTYTDWLEQPKPLALPGWTPCLQRLKLVPVYGALFLAANSAFPLAYVRSHHFLDHNFFFRFFYMVVVFFAFRMRFYAAWCGAEAGCISAGLGCYPERAQCKPGGGPTVRYSLDSVAEETYDFKTIQNIDCYNTDFCVKVRHGMRYWNMTVQWWLHHYIYPNAPFKSYALR